From the genome of Acidobacteriota bacterium:
CGCGCTGAGCGTCGTCCCGCCGCCCATGACCGCGATCACGATGTAGGGCACGAGCAGGGCCGCCTGCAGCGCGAATATGGCCGTACCGATGTGGCCGCACTCCCAGCGGTCCCGGTACATCTGCACCGGCGTCATGAAGCCGTGCCGCTTGCCGAGGGCCCAGACGCGGGTGCCGAACAGGTAGAGCGTCACCGGGATGATGAACGCCGACGACGATCCCATCAGGCCGTAGGTGACGATGCCGTTGGCGAAAGCGTGCCCCGCCGATCCGAGGATCGTGAACGCCGTCATGTTGGTGCCGAAGAGCGACAGGAGGAAGACGTACTGGCCGAGGGACCGGTTCGCGAGGAAGTAGCCTTCGGCCTGTTCCCCTCCCGGCGCGCGCCGGAACGCGAAGATGCCGATGTAGAGGACGACGCCGAGGTAGGCGATGACGACGAGGGCCGGGATCACGGCTTCGGCTCCCCCGCCGGCGGCCCGTCGGTCCCCGCCTCGGCCTCGGCCGGCGCGTCAACCTCGAGGTGCCCCGGCCACGCGTAGCGGACCAGCGCCCACATCAGCCCGGCCACGGCGAGCGAGTAGACGGCGTGGTAGAAGAGCCCGATCGGCAGAAAACCGAACACCAGGGGGCGCGCGCTGTCCCAGAACCAGTAGTCCTGGTGCAGCAGGTAGAGCGCGGCGACGCCGGCCGCAAGCAGCCACGACGTCGTGCGCGACGGTCGAGTCATCGGCGCTCGCCGATGGCGTACAGGTGCCCGGTCGTCCGGATGAAGATCTGTCCCTCGGAGACCGCCGGCGAACTGAGGCAGTAGTCGTCGAAGTCGTTCTCCGCCAGCAGCTCGAACTCCGGTCCGGCGCGGAAGACCGAGGTGACGCCATTCTCGTTGGTCACATAGATCTTGCCGTCGGCCAGCACGGGAGAGGCGCTGTAGGTGCCGCGGCTGAGCCGCTCCGGTCCGTACACCGGCTCGCCCGTCTTCGCGTCCATGACGTAGACGATGCCGCGGTCGTTCACCACGTAGAGGTGCTCGCCGTCGCTCAACGGTGACGGGACGTCCGGGCCGTCGTCGGTCCGCCAGAGGACATGCGTCTCGAGCACGTCGCCCCGGCCGCCCGGACGCAGCGCGAGCATCGGCCGGACGCGGGTCGGGGCGTAGATGACGCCGTCACGAACGAAGGGCGACGAGACGATCCGGTAGTTCCCTTCGCGCCGCGGGTTCAGCCCGTCGGCGCGCCACAGTTCGTCGCCCGTCTCCGGATCGTGCCCGGTCACCGCATCACCCCCGGTCAGGACGATCTCGGTGACGCCGTCGTACCGGAGCAGGGCCGGCGTGCTGTAGGAGTCGGGTGACTCGCGGCGCGCCTGGGTCGGCCGCTCCACGCGCCAGGCCGTCTCGCCGGTTGCGGCGTCGATCCGCAGCAGGTACGACGGATCGTCGGTCCGCATGCCGTGCAGCACCTGAACGTAGAGGGCGCCGTCGTGAAGGAGCGGCGACGAGGCGTAGCCCCAGTTCAGCCCGAACCGTCCGTACGACGCCTGAATGTCGCGCCGCCACAGTTGATTGCCCTCGAAGTCGAACGCCGTCAGGATCCCGGTGCCGGTCATCACCCAGACCCGCTCGCCGTCCGTCACCGGTGACGGCGACGACAGGTTCTGCTTCTGCAGCCGCCGGTTCCCGTCGCTCAGGTGGCGTTGCCACAACACCGTTCCATCCGCCCGGTCGAGCGCCCAGAGCTCGATGTTGTCGTCGTCGACGGCAACGTTCAGGAAGATCCGTTCGTTCCAGATGATTGGCGTCGAGCCCGACCGGGTGGGCATTTCCAGCTTCCACGCGATGTTCCGCTCGGTGTCCCACTCGACCGGCAACCCGGTCTCGGAGCTCACGCCGTCCCGCGTCGGGCCCCGCCAGGTCGGCCAGTTCTCCGCCGAGGCGGGAACTACCGCAAACCCGGCGCCAACAAGCAAAGCCACGCCGCACACGCACACCGTCTTCCGCCGCTTCGTCATCATGGCGCTCATCCTAGCAGCCCGCAGTGAAACCCCGGCTACAGTCGACCGGCGATGCCGGGGTCGAACGGGGACAGGCGCATGGTAGCCGGGATGGCGGTGATCCGGTCATCAATCGGGTATTGCGTGTCGCCCGGGTAGACCACGTAGAGCGCATCCAGACGGAGGTCTTCCACAGCAACCGCCATCGAACGCGTGCGGCGCGGCGCATCGACCCGCTTGATCTCGACGCCGACCCGCGTGCCCCGGCCCATCAGGAGCAGGTCCAGCTCGGCGCCGTTGTGGGTTGCCCAGAAGCAGGTTTCGTCCGGGAGGGCCTCGGCAATCACCTTCTCCAGAATGAACCCCTCCCAGGAAGCGCCGATGCGCGGATGCTGCCGCAGCGCATCCATCGTTCCGACACCGATCAGGTGGTGGTACAGGCCACTATCGCGGATGTAGACCCTGGGGCGCCTGACCTGGCGTTTGCCGAGATTCTCGTGCCAGGGACGCAACTGCCGGATCAGGAAGAGTTCATGCAGGAGGTCCAGGTAACGCCGCACGGTACCCTGACTCACGTTGAGGGCTGCCGCCAGCTCCGCGACGTTGAGGACCTGCCCGTGGTAGTGCGCGACCATGGCGAGCAACCGGTGCACGACCAGCGCACTGAGTTGCGCGCCGAACTGTGGAAGATCGCGTTCGACCAACGTGCGTACGAAGGCCCTCCGCCACGCCAGGCTGTTGGCCTCCGTGCCGGCCAGGAAGGATCGCGGAAACCCTCCCCGAACCCAGAGTCGGTCCATCCGCGAGACGCCGACCTCC
Proteins encoded in this window:
- a CDS encoding ATP-binding protein, whose translation is MVNVAGQTIPRLARDATTQALGRSPVVAIVGPRQCGKTTLARQLVAAGSANYFDLEDPVSLGRLDEPLTALRDLSGIVVIDEVQHRPDLFPILRVLADREGNPARFLVLGSAGPNLLRQSAESLAGRIEYIELTGFQVSEVGVSRMDRLWVRGGFPRSFLAGTEANSLAWRRAFVRTLVERDLPQFGAQLSALVVHRLLAMVAHYHGQVLNVAELAAALNVSQGTVRRYLDLLHELFLIRQLRPWHENLGKRQVRRPRVYIRDSGLYHHLIGVGTMDALRQHPRIGASWEGFILEKVIAEALPDETCFWATHNGAELDLLLMGRGTRVGVEIKRVDAPRRTRSMAVAVEDLRLDALYVVYPGDTQYPIDDRITAIPATMRLSPFDPGIAGRL
- a CDS encoding PQQ-binding-like beta-propeller repeat protein, with translation MSAMMTKRRKTVCVCGVALLVGAGFAVVPASAENWPTWRGPTRDGVSSETGLPVEWDTERNIAWKLEMPTRSGSTPIIWNERIFLNVAVDDDNIELWALDRADGTVLWQRHLSDGNRRLQKQNLSSPSPVTDGERVWVMTGTGILTAFDFEGNQLWRRDIQASYGRFGLNWGYASSPLLHDGALYVQVLHGMRTDDPSYLLRIDAATGETAWRVERPTQARRESPDSYSTPALLRYDGVTEIVLTGGDAVTGHDPETGDELWRADGLNPRREGNYRIVSSPFVRDGVIYAPTRVRPMLALRPGGRGDVLETHVLWRTDDGPDVPSPLSDGEHLYVVNDRGIVYVMDAKTGEPVYGPERLSRGTYSASPVLADGKIYVTNENGVTSVFRAGPEFELLAENDFDDYCLSSPAVSEGQIFIRTTGHLYAIGERR